A genomic region of Campylobacter corcagiensis contains the following coding sequences:
- a CDS encoding TonB-dependent receptor domain-containing protein codes for MSRKTTLSLALVCSFGFANETIKLDEIEVVSASGYAQQLIDAPASISVIKGEDLQKRPVKDIGEMIEEIPGVDTSVHGNSGLRSFNIRGFGPKYTLILIDGKRQNAVDGMYSNGMDATASAFMPPVGMIERVEVIKGPASTLYGSEAVGGVVNIITKKHPNKPTGSIQVEGGLQQHSEYGNSWGTSAFASTPVIDDVLSFGLRFGYYTKEQNDVKWPGVPSSAREIEKAYGGPGEYKNLNFGLRLDYSLNENNHFYLDYDHTTNEIITKKAGGSVAMKPVNGVAQGARPFYYKTQKDTFVLNHDGTYNWGSTNSYLQYNHMYGSGSFKGFDSKMYTAESKAVLPFSVGSWGDFITTFGLRFDKEELYDRKVSNVVSFEGTKSQKNLAVYAENEWLITNDLIFTTGLRYLYNDIFGSEIVPRVYLVYHANDYLTLKGGVAKGYKTPSPKDLNKGLAALSGDSATFGNPDLKPESSINYELGMNINIPDIMNISLTGFITDFKDEIKSVHNVPNGTNAGHGICDGNSFVCRSMQNLNKTQTKGIEIGINTAKFNGFSFDASYTYIDKKNKTSGKNYGDVIGDVPRQVAMAKINYEIGYFSAFFKARARLDHINTGRGKKNVPKYKDFYAFDLGMQYKINENQTINFVVNNIFDKEYIEPVHTGNRRNGYGEIVPTYTNEYSDFTDRRNFWLSYRYDF; via the coding sequence ATGAGTAGAAAAACCACTCTTAGCTTAGCTTTAGTTTGTTCATTTGGTTTTGCAAATGAGACTATAAAGCTCGATGAGATAGAGGTTGTCTCAGCCTCTGGTTATGCCCAGCAGTTGATCGACGCACCAGCAAGTATTAGCGTTATAAAAGGTGAAGATTTACAAAAACGCCCTGTAAAAGATATCGGTGAGATGATAGAAGAAATCCCTGGCGTTGATACAAGTGTGCATGGAAATAGCGGTCTTAGATCGTTTAATATAAGAGGCTTTGGTCCAAAATATACTCTTATTTTAATCGATGGAAAAAGGCAAAATGCAGTTGATGGGATGTATTCTAACGGAATGGATGCAACTGCGTCAGCTTTTATGCCACCAGTTGGTATGATAGAAAGAGTTGAGGTTATAAAGGGTCCTGCTTCAACGCTTTATGGCTCAGAAGCAGTTGGTGGTGTTGTAAATATCATCACTAAAAAGCACCCAAATAAACCAACTGGGTCCATTCAAGTAGAGGGTGGTTTGCAACAGCACTCCGAGTATGGAAACAGCTGGGGAACAAGTGCTTTTGCATCAACGCCTGTGATTGATGATGTGCTATCTTTTGGGCTTAGATTTGGCTATTATACAAAAGAACAAAACGATGTAAAATGGCCTGGAGTTCCAAGCAGTGCAAGAGAGATAGAAAAGGCTTATGGCGGACCAGGTGAGTATAAAAACTTAAACTTTGGCTTAAGGCTGGACTACTCTTTAAATGAAAATAACCATTTTTATTTAGATTATGACCATACAACAAATGAGATAATTACTAAAAAAGCTGGCGGAAGTGTCGCGATGAAGCCAGTAAATGGGGTTGCTCAAGGTGCAAGACCGTTTTATTATAAAACACAAAAAGATACTTTTGTATTAAATCACGATGGAACTTACAACTGGGGCTCAACAAATTCGTATTTACAATACAACCACATGTATGGAAGTGGCTCGTTTAAGGGCTTTGATAGTAAAATGTACACTGCTGAAAGCAAGGCGGTACTTCCATTTAGCGTTGGGTCGTGGGGTGATTTTATCACAACTTTTGGATTAAGATTTGATAAAGAAGAACTTTATGATAGAAAAGTAAGTAATGTTGTCTCATTTGAAGGGACAAAATCTCAAAAAAACTTAGCCGTTTATGCTGAAAATGAGTGGCTTATAACTAATGATTTGATCTTTACAACAGGTCTTAGATATCTTTATAATGATATTTTTGGTTCAGAAATAGTTCCAAGGGTTTATTTAGTCTATCATGCAAATGATTATCTAACCCTAAAAGGTGGCGTTGCAAAAGGGTATAAAACTCCAAGTCCAAAAGATTTAAACAAGGGCTTAGCTGCATTATCAGGTGATTCTGCGACCTTTGGAAATCCTGATTTAAAACCCGAAAGTAGCATAAACTACGAACTAGGTATGAATATTAACATTCCTGATATTATGAATATCTCGCTAACTGGCTTTATAACTGACTTTAAAGATGAGATAAAATCTGTGCATAATGTCCCTAATGGAACAAATGCAGGTCATGGAATTTGCGATGGAAACAGCTTTGTTTGTAGAAGTATGCAAAACTTAAATAAAACTCAGACAAAAGGTATAGAAATAGGCATAAATACTGCTAAATTTAATGGATTTAGCTTTGATGCAAGTTACACCTATATCGATAAGAAAAATAAAACAAGTGGTAAAAACTACGGAGATGTCATAGGCGATGTTCCAAGGCAAGTTGCAATGGCAAAAATCAACTATGAAATAGGCTATTTTAGTGCGTTTTTTAAAGCTAGAGCTAGGCTTGATCACATAAATACAGGAAGAGGTAAGAAAAATGTGCCAAAATATAAGGATTTTTACGCGTTTGATTTAGGAATGCAGTATAAAATCAATGAGAACCAAACTATAAATTTCGTAGTAAATAATATCTTTGATAAAGAGTATATCGAGCCAGTTCACACTGGAAATAGAAGAAATGGATATGGAGAAATAGTTCCAACTTATACAAACGAGTATAGCGATTTTACAGATAGACGAAATTTTTGGTTAAGTTATAGATATGACTTTTAA
- the gltS gene encoding sodium/glutamate symporter: MVTIRLDFYATLLAICLVLLVGGLITKNWKFLRKYDIPIPVTGGLIFAFVFFISQVVFGVKITFEESIKDPFMLMFFTSVGLSADFASLKKGGKLLVLFGISVCLFLFVQNIVGIGVMSAMGENPLLGLLAGSITLSGGHGTGAAWGNVFSADPYNFSIAIEVAMASATYGLIAGGLLGGPIAGRLITKYNLKPTELASENSTSDYAFAEPEKQRLITTESFLTSMGLFAFSMFVGTTIAALTKGSAITMPTFVWCLFTGILVRNSLSYFNIHQVFDREVGVIGNVSLSMFLAMAIMTLNLVELTKLAVPLVVLLAIQTVVIILWVRYVTFSICGKDYDAACLVAGHCGFGMGATPTAVANLQAVTYHFGPSNIAFIIVPIMGGFFVDIANALTITLFLKLPLFG; encoded by the coding sequence ATGGTAACTATTAGGCTTGATTTTTATGCTACTTTACTGGCTATTTGCCTAGTGCTTTTAGTTGGTGGGCTTATTACTAAAAACTGGAAATTTTTAAGAAAATATGATATTCCAATACCAGTAACTGGTGGACTTATTTTTGCTTTTGTGTTTTTTATATCTCAAGTTGTATTTGGTGTGAAAATAACTTTTGAAGAGAGTATAAAAGATCCATTTATGCTTATGTTTTTTACTTCTGTGGGTCTTAGTGCGGACTTTGCAAGCCTTAAAAAAGGTGGCAAACTTCTAGTACTTTTTGGAATTTCTGTTTGTCTTTTTCTTTTTGTACAAAACATCGTCGGAATTGGTGTTATGAGTGCTATGGGCGAAAACCCACTACTTGGACTTTTAGCTGGTTCTATCACTCTAAGTGGAGGTCATGGCACAGGTGCAGCGTGGGGTAATGTCTTTAGTGCAGATCCATATAACTTCAGTATAGCTATAGAAGTTGCTATGGCGAGTGCTACTTATGGACTTATAGCGGGTGGACTTTTAGGCGGTCCGATTGCTGGAAGACTTATCACAAAGTATAATTTAAAACCAACTGAGCTTGCAAGTGAAAATAGCACAAGTGATTATGCTTTTGCTGAACCTGAAAAACAACGCCTAATAACAACTGAGTCATTTCTTACAAGTATGGGGCTTTTTGCGTTTTCTATGTTTGTAGGAACAACTATAGCAGCCCTTACAAAAGGTAGCGCTATAACAATGCCAACATTTGTGTGGTGTCTTTTTACCGGTATTTTAGTTAGAAATTCTTTGTCTTATTTTAATATCCATCAAGTTTTTGATAGAGAAGTTGGGGTAATAGGAAATGTAAGCTTATCGATGTTTTTAGCAATGGCGATAATGACTCTAAATTTAGTAGAACTTACCAAGTTAGCCGTGCCTTTGGTAGTGCTTTTAGCTATTCAAACTGTTGTGATAATCCTTTGGGTTAGATATGTGACATTTAGTATTTGTGGCAAAGACTATGATGCAGCGTGCTTAGTAGCTGGGCATTGTGGTTTTGGAATGGGTGCAACTCCAACAGCTGTAGCAAACCTTCAAGCAGTAACTTATCACTTTGGACCATCAAATATCGCATTTATTATCGTTCCGATAATGGGTGGATTTTTTGTAGATATCGCAAATGCTTTAACTATCACGCTTTTCTTAAAGCTTCCTTTGTTTGGATAA
- a CDS encoding TM2 domain-containing protein, which produces MSSNEKTAILMMWNDKLNDAQFAYLSKELENINIVNKKALEPLYILELKSPIIGLALGFFLGVFSVDRFYKGDIGYGIAKLLLGWLTLFIWNLIDIYYVYVGIQKDNFDKISSALLEVKRKNSYFEKS; this is translated from the coding sequence ATGTCGAGTAATGAAAAAACAGCTATATTAATGATGTGGAATGATAAACTTAACGATGCACAGTTTGCTTATCTTTCAAAGGAGCTTGAAAATATAAATATTGTAAATAAAAAAGCCCTTGAGCCACTCTATATTTTAGAGCTTAAAAGTCCTATAATCGGACTTGCTTTAGGATTTTTCCTTGGAGTTTTTTCAGTTGATAGATTTTATAAAGGAGATATTGGTTATGGCATAGCAAAACTTTTGCTAGGATGGCTTACACTTTTTATATGGAATCTTATTGATATTTATTATGTTTATGTGGGTATACAAAAAGATAATTTTGATAAAATAAGCTCGGCACTGCTTGAAGTAAAAAGAAAAAATAGTTATTTTGAGAAAAGCTAG
- a CDS encoding TM2 domain-containing protein, translating to MNSASIFLALEKKLPKDEILKQKLIDKLDTLSDEQRDRVFERIPFLKLKSPAVIFWVGSFLLGHFGVNRFMIGETLMGALKLGLYLISVVVDVFDSDEMSILYGILTIGVLIWWIADLFTTGPKVRKENLDKIFYVINEVKNTKGDKNVE from the coding sequence ATGAATTCAGCAAGTATTTTTTTAGCTTTAGAAAAGAAATTGCCAAAAGATGAGATTTTAAAACAAAAGCTTATAGATAAGCTTGATACGCTTAGTGATGAGCAAAGAGATAGAGTTTTTGAAAGAATTCCATTTTTAAAACTTAAAAGTCCAGCAGTAATATTTTGGGTGGGAAGCTTTTTGCTTGGACATTTTGGAGTAAATCGTTTTATGATAGGCGAGACTTTAATGGGGGCATTAAAACTAGGGCTATATTTAATAAGCGTGGTTGTTGATGTTTTTGATAGTGATGAGATGTCTATTTTGTATGGTATTTTGACCATTGGGGTGCTTATTTGGTGGATAGCTGATCTTTTTACAACTGGACCAAAGGTAAGAAAAGAGAATTTAGATAAGATATTTTATGTTATAAATGAGGTAAAAAACACTAAAGGAGATAAAAATGTCGAGTAA